Below is a window of Fluviibacter phosphoraccumulans DNA.
TACCCGATAACCCTGCTCTTTGAGCAAGAGCGCGGCCACAGACGAATCGACACCGCCGGACAAACCGACGACCACAGTTTTTACAGACGTAGACGACATCAGGTTTATTCCTCAGCGGCCCGCCAGCGGCGTAGCAGAAGTTGCATGGTGTTGCGTTTCTAATGAATAAAATCGGTATCCCGCCCATTCTCTCACGGGCTGTACTGACGGCAATTCTCCGTGCACCTCTAACCAGGGATCAATCGTATAAATCGGGCTGCCATCGTCTGCTTCTGCATCAACCTCGACCAGCGTGGCACTGTAATGCGAAGCGACCAATAGCGTGCGGTGGGCATAAGGGCCGACCCGATGCCAACGTAATGCACGTTTGTGCTGCAACAACGAAAGCATGTTGGCGGTGGTGGTTGAATGATCTATGCAGTCCATGCGGCCCACAACGGTTTCGTCTTCGTCGTTAGCGGGCTCATCGGCAGCAATTGGCGTCTGCTCCGCTGCCTTCACGTAAAACTTGCGCACAACCTCGGCAACGGCGGCACGTTCGCTTTCTGGATTTTTTGCCTTATAGAGCGGTGCCAGCGTTTTCTTCAGCCAGGCATCCGGATAACTCACCGCAACCTGTTGCTGACAACCCCAGTTGTAGCAAACAACCACATAGCTTTCGGCAAACGCTACGCCGCTGGCGAGGAAAAGCCCTAGCGCCAGCCAGCAGCGCATTGAAGTCCGCAACGGGCGCATCAATCGTAATGGGTAATAGTATCGAGGGGCATGCGACGCCCCGCCAGCCAATCTTCAACACATTGCAACACGAGTGGGCTGCGGTGGCGCTCACGCGTTGCTTTGAGTTCGTCGAGCGTCATCCAGTGCGCGGCAACAATGCCGTCATCAAGTGGGCGATCGGCTTCGACTTGATCCAGCTGACAATCAAATGCAAAACGCAGATAGGTGATATCGCCCGCCGGCACCGTCCACTGGTACACGCCAACCAGCGCCCGTGGGGTCACGTGGCAGCCGGTTTCCTCCAGCGCTTCACGGGCACAGGCAGCAACCAGAGATTCTCCCTCGTCCATATGCCCGGCCGGCTGATTAAAGCGCAGCCCCGCCGAGGTTTCTTCCTCGACCACCAGAAAACGGCCACCTCGCTCGACCAGCGCTGCAACCGTAACGCTGGGTTTCCAACGCGTTTTTTGTGTATTCATCTTGGCTATTTTACCGAAAGACCCGAGGCGTAACCTAAAGTCGGCCCAATGCAGCGCGAATGCACGCCCCAACCTGATTTTGCGCCAGAAATCGGCTAAAATTGCAGGATCTGGCCAAGCTACCTCGGCCCATTAGTGACGTTTGTTCAAAGGATTCACATCATGTCGATGTCTGATCGCGACGGTTTTATCTGGCTGGATGGCAAACTTGTGCCTTGGCGCGATGCCAACACCCACGTACTGACCCACTCCCTGCACTACGGGATGAGCGTTTTTGAAGGCGTCCGCGCCTACGATACGGGGCGCGGCACGGCGATCTTTCGTCTAGAGGATCACACACGTCGTCTGTTCAATTCGGCGCATATCTTCCAAATGGAAGTGCCTTACGACGAAGCAACCATTAACGAAGCACATCGTGAAGTCGTGCGCGTGAACAAGCTGGAAAGCGCCTACATCCGCCCGCTGGTGTACTACGGGTCGGAAAAGATGGGGGTTTCGCCCAAGGGCGCCAAAGTACACGTTGCTATCGGTGCCTGGCCGTGGGGTGCGTACCTGGGTGAAGACGGCCTGAAAAAAGGCATTCGCGTCAAAATATCGTCGTACACCCGTCACCACGTGAACGTGTCGATGGTGCGCGCTAAGGCGAGCGGTCACTATGTGAACTCCATCCTTGCCAACAACGAAGCGATTGCCGACGGCTACGACGAAGCACTGCTGCTCGACACTGAAGGTTACGTGTCGGAAGGTGCTGGCGAGAACCTCTTCATCGTTAAGAACGGCAAGGTTTACACGCCGGAACTGTCATCCTGCCTGGAAGGTATTACCCGTGATAGCGTTGTGACGCTGGCACGTGAGCTCGGCATTTCGGTTGAAGAGAAGCGCATCACCCGTGATGAAGTCTATTGCTGTGACGAAGCGTTCTTCACCGGCACCGCCGCTGAAGTGACGCCGATTCGCGAACTCGATAACCGTAAGGTTGGTATCGGCAGCCGTGGTCCGGTCACCGAACGCATCCAGTCTGCTTACTTTGATGCCGTTAACGGCCGCAATGCGCAGCACGAAGACTGGCTGAGCTTTATCTGATTCCACTTCATTCCTGAGGCAATTCTGATGAACGCACC
It encodes the following:
- a CDS encoding NUDIX hydrolase, producing MNTQKTRWKPSVTVAALVERGGRFLVVEEETSAGLRFNQPAGHMDEGESLVAACAREALEETGCHVTPRALVGVYQWTVPAGDITYLRFAFDCQLDQVEADRPLDDGIVAAHWMTLDELKATRERHRSPLVLQCVEDWLAGRRMPLDTITHYD
- a CDS encoding branched-chain amino acid transaminase, producing the protein MSMSDRDGFIWLDGKLVPWRDANTHVLTHSLHYGMSVFEGVRAYDTGRGTAIFRLEDHTRRLFNSAHIFQMEVPYDEATINEAHREVVRVNKLESAYIRPLVYYGSEKMGVSPKGAKVHVAIGAWPWGAYLGEDGLKKGIRVKISSYTRHHVNVSMVRAKASGHYVNSILANNEAIADGYDEALLLDTEGYVSEGAGENLFIVKNGKVYTPELSSCLEGITRDSVVTLARELGISVEEKRITRDEVYCCDEAFFTGTAAEVTPIRELDNRKVGIGSRGPVTERIQSAYFDAVNGRNAQHEDWLSFI